From the Desulfovibrio sp. JY genome, one window contains:
- a CDS encoding phage holin family protein, whose product MASGLGPLDEALAAGGRLCGICLEILADRLELLGLEARAAKVRLVQCLILACAGAAFLVVGLGLAGVAVLLAVPPPWRVAVAAGVAVVCLVAGAGAFWRLRRRLSRLPRVFSQTAAELRKDRECF is encoded by the coding sequence GTGGCCTCCGGGCTTGGCCCCCTCGACGAAGCCCTGGCCGCCGGCGGCCGGCTGTGCGGCATCTGCCTGGAGATCCTGGCCGACCGGCTGGAACTCCTGGGACTGGAGGCCAGGGCGGCCAAGGTGCGTCTGGTCCAGTGCCTGATTCTGGCCTGCGCGGGCGCGGCGTTTCTGGTCGTGGGGCTGGGGCTGGCCGGCGTGGCCGTGCTGCTGGCCGTACCGCCGCCGTGGCGGGTGGCCGTGGCCGCGGGCGTGGCCGTCGTCTGTCTGGTCGCGGGGGCGGGAGCCTTTTGGCGCCTGCGACGCCGGTTGTCCCGGCTGCCCCGGGTCTTTTCCCAGACCGCCGCCGAGTTGCGAAAGGATCGGGAATGTTTCTAG